One stretch of Sinomonas terrae DNA includes these proteins:
- a CDS encoding M18 family aminopeptidase encodes MPTAAHRHAQDLGRFVVASPSSFHAAHEGARRLADVGFRVLSEAEEWPATPGGYAVVRDGALIAWIVPDGAGPLTSFRILGAHTDSPSFKLKPKPTTGAFGWLQAGVEVYGGPMLNSWLDRELRLAGRLVTVDGAEHLVATGPLLRFPQLAIHLDRSVNDGLKLDRQRHMNPVWGLGDPGGADLLGLLAGEAGVDPGQVGGYDLVVADAQEPAVFGAEGEFLASGRLDNLSSVHAGLAALARVFEQTGEWSGDPVIPVLAAFDHEEVGSSTRSGACGPFLEDVLARVGDGLAATATERRRAFAASWHVSADAGHAIHPNYPEKHDPVNHPVLNGGPLLKINAQQRYATDAAGAALWARLCAEAEVPYQEFVSNNDVPCGSTIGPLTATRRGIRTVDVGVPLLSMHSARELAGVQDPWRLALVAERFFVS; translated from the coding sequence ATGCCTACCGCCGCGCACCGTCATGCCCAGGATCTCGGCCGTTTCGTTGTAGCCTCGCCGTCGAGCTTCCACGCGGCGCACGAGGGCGCGCGTCGCCTTGCGGACGTCGGGTTCCGGGTGCTGTCCGAGGCCGAGGAATGGCCGGCGACCCCGGGCGGCTACGCCGTGGTGCGTGATGGAGCGCTCATCGCCTGGATTGTGCCCGACGGCGCTGGCCCCCTCACGTCGTTCCGAATCCTCGGCGCGCACACGGACTCGCCCTCGTTCAAGCTCAAGCCCAAGCCGACCACGGGGGCGTTCGGTTGGCTTCAGGCGGGGGTCGAGGTCTACGGCGGCCCGATGCTCAATTCGTGGCTGGATCGGGAGCTGCGACTCGCCGGGCGCCTCGTGACGGTGGACGGCGCCGAGCACCTCGTGGCGACGGGTCCCCTTCTGCGCTTCCCGCAGCTCGCGATCCACCTCGACCGCTCGGTGAATGACGGTCTCAAGCTGGACAGGCAACGGCACATGAACCCGGTCTGGGGCCTCGGCGATCCGGGCGGAGCGGACCTGCTCGGCCTTCTGGCGGGTGAGGCGGGGGTCGATCCGGGGCAGGTGGGAGGGTACGACCTCGTGGTCGCGGACGCGCAGGAGCCCGCAGTCTTCGGTGCCGAGGGTGAATTTCTGGCGTCCGGTCGGCTCGACAACCTTTCGTCGGTCCACGCGGGACTCGCGGCGCTCGCCCGGGTGTTCGAGCAGACAGGGGAATGGTCCGGCGACCCGGTCATCCCGGTCCTCGCAGCCTTTGACCATGAGGAGGTCGGATCGTCAACGCGCTCCGGGGCTTGCGGGCCCTTCCTCGAGGACGTTCTCGCCCGCGTCGGTGACGGGCTCGCCGCAACGGCGACCGAGCGCCGTCGTGCGTTCGCCGCCTCCTGGCACGTCTCCGCGGATGCGGGGCACGCGATCCACCCGAACTACCCTGAAAAGCACGATCCGGTGAACCATCCCGTTCTCAACGGCGGCCCGCTGCTCAAGATCAACGCCCAGCAGCGGTATGCGACTGATGCGGCCGGCGCTGCCCTGTGGGCACGGTTGTGCGCGGAGGCCGAGGTGCCCTACCAGGAGTTCGTCTCGAACAACGACGTCCCGTGCGGCTCCACCATCGGGCCACTCACGGCGACGCGTCGGGGGATCCGCACAGTTGACGTCGGGGTCCCGCTCCTCTCGATGCATTCGGCCCGTGAGCTCGCGGGGGTTCAGGATCCGTGGCGGCTCGCGCTCGTTGCGGAGCGGTTCTTTGTGAGCTGA
- a CDS encoding DUF1345 domain-containing protein — MTSQPASTRSTRAVSASRRMWAMLGVGVVAAVLTGFFSSWWHAAAAGWGAAALLYDIWVLSRILPMNAEQTKNHAREEDPRRTVRDFLILSANVAAIVAVIMVMVSGNQTKGAGKVTLALLAILVVAASWLLLHTIFILRYAELYYSSTHPGGVEFNQDDPPKYSDFAYLGFTLGMTFQVSDTNLTRTQIRTEALKQGILGYVFSTVILAATINLVIGLATQSG, encoded by the coding sequence ATGACATCGCAGCCCGCCTCCACCCGCTCGACTCGCGCCGTTTCCGCCAGCCGCCGCATGTGGGCGATGCTCGGCGTGGGCGTAGTCGCCGCCGTCCTCACCGGATTCTTCTCGTCCTGGTGGCACGCAGCTGCCGCAGGCTGGGGCGCGGCGGCCCTTCTCTACGACATCTGGGTCCTGTCCAGGATCCTTCCGATGAACGCCGAACAGACCAAGAACCATGCCCGCGAGGAGGATCCTCGCCGGACGGTGCGAGACTTCCTCATCCTGTCCGCGAACGTTGCCGCAATCGTCGCGGTCATCATGGTCATGGTCTCAGGCAACCAGACCAAGGGCGCGGGGAAGGTAACCCTCGCCCTTCTCGCAATCCTCGTCGTCGCCGCGTCCTGGCTCCTGCTGCACACGATCTTCATCCTCCGCTACGCGGAGCTGTACTACAGCTCGACACATCCTGGAGGCGTCGAGTTCAACCAAGACGATCCGCCCAAGTACAGCGACTTCGCGTACCTTGGGTTCACCCTAGGGATGACATTCCAGGTTTCGGACACAAACCTGACGAGGACTCAGATCCGCACCGAAGCACTCAAGCAGGGCATCCTCGGCTACGTCTTCTCGACCGTCATCCTCGCTGCCACGATCAACCTCGTCATCGGGCTTGCCACGCAGAGCGGCTGA
- the rpsF gene encoding 30S ribosomal protein S6, whose translation MRAYELMVLIDPEIDERTVQPSLDKFLSVITTDGGTVDKVDIWGRRRLAYEIKKKSEAIYAVVNFTAEPATAQELDRQLNLNETIMRTKIIRPEDQKVSAK comes from the coding sequence ATGCGTGCTTACGAACTGATGGTCCTTATCGATCCCGAGATCGACGAGCGCACCGTTCAGCCGTCGCTGGACAAGTTCCTGAGTGTGATCACCACCGACGGTGGAACCGTCGACAAGGTGGACATCTGGGGTCGTCGTCGTCTGGCCTACGAGATCAAGAAGAAGAGCGAAGCGATCTACGCGGTCGTCAACTTCACTGCTGAGCCCGCTACGGCTCAGGAGCTTGATCGTCAGCTGAACCTCAACGAGACGATCATGCGCACCAAGATCATCCGCCCCGAAGACCAGAAGGTTTCCGCCAAGTAG
- a CDS encoding single-stranded DNA-binding protein, whose translation MAGETTITVIGNLTNDPELRFTPSGSAVANFTVASTPRTFDRQSNEWKDGETLFLRASIWREAAENVAESLTKGMRVIVSGRLKSRSYETKEGEKRTVIELEVDEIGPSLRYASAKVNRTQRSGGQGGNFGGGGNFGGGNAGGNFGGGGNSGGFGGNQGSQNQGGSGGWSGGGAQNDDPWATPGVSNSGGWGSGPDSEPPF comes from the coding sequence ATGGCAGGCGAAACCACGATTACGGTCATCGGCAATCTGACCAACGATCCGGAACTCCGGTTCACGCCGTCGGGTTCTGCCGTGGCCAACTTCACGGTGGCTTCCACGCCGCGCACCTTCGATCGCCAGTCGAATGAGTGGAAGGACGGGGAGACCCTGTTCCTCCGCGCGTCTATCTGGCGTGAGGCCGCCGAGAACGTCGCAGAGTCCCTCACCAAGGGCATGCGCGTGATCGTCAGCGGCCGGCTCAAGAGCCGTTCTTACGAGACCAAGGAAGGCGAGAAGCGCACCGTCATCGAGCTCGAGGTCGACGAGATCGGGCCGAGCCTGCGTTACGCCTCTGCCAAGGTGAACCGCACCCAGCGCTCCGGCGGTCAGGGCGGGAACTTCGGCGGCGGCGGCAACTTCGGTGGCGGCAATGCCGGGGGGAACTTCGGTGGCGGCGGCAACTCTGGCGGCTTCGGAGGCAACCAAGGTTCCCAGAACCAAGGTGGCTCCGGCGGCTGGAGCGGCGGCGGCGCGCAGAACGACGATCCGTGGGCAACCCCGGGCGTTAGCAACTCGGGTGGTTGGGGTTCTGGCCCTGACTCCGAGCCGCCCTTCTGA
- the rpsR gene encoding 30S ribosomal protein S18, which produces MAKAEIRKPKPKSNPLKAADITVIDYKDVALLRKFISDRGKIRARRVTGVTVQEQRKIAQAIKNAREVALLPYSGAGRG; this is translated from the coding sequence ATGGCCAAGGCTGAAATCCGTAAGCCGAAACCAAAGTCCAACCCCTTGAAGGCCGCTGACATCACCGTCATCGACTACAAGGACGTCGCCCTGCTGCGCAAGTTCATCTCGGACCGCGGCAAGATCCGCGCCCGCCGAGTGACCGGCGTGACTGTGCAGGAGCAGCGGAAGATCGCCCAGGCGATCAAGAACGCCCGCGAGGTTGCCCTGCTCCCCTACTCCGGCGCTGGCCGCGGCTGA
- the rplI gene encoding 50S ribosomal protein L9, with amino-acid sequence MAKIILTQEVTGLGTPGDVVEVKDGYARNYLLPRGFALRWTRGGEAHVEALNAARAAKAHKTLEAAQEQAAALAKTPVRLEVKAGKEGRLFGTVRTEAVASAVEAAGLGSVDKRKVVLPGHIKTTGNYDVSVRLHDEVTATINLQVVAAK; translated from the coding sequence ATGGCAAAGATCATCCTCACCCAGGAAGTGACCGGACTCGGCACGCCTGGTGACGTTGTCGAGGTCAAGGACGGCTACGCCCGCAACTACCTCCTCCCGCGTGGCTTTGCGCTGCGCTGGACGCGTGGTGGCGAGGCTCACGTCGAGGCGCTGAACGCCGCGCGTGCCGCCAAGGCCCACAAGACGCTCGAGGCCGCGCAGGAGCAGGCTGCTGCTCTCGCGAAGACCCCGGTGCGCCTTGAGGTGAAGGCAGGCAAGGAAGGTCGCCTGTTTGGCACCGTCCGCACCGAGGCCGTTGCCTCCGCCGTCGAGGCCGCTGGCCTCGGCTCGGTCGACAAGCGCAAGGTCGTCCTCCCGGGTCACATCAAGACCACCGGTAACTATGACGTCAGCGTGCGCCTGCACGACGAGGTCACCGCCACGATCAACCTTCAGGTTGTCGCCGCGAAGTAG
- a CDS encoding FMN reductase yields the protein MGAKKIVVISAGLGTPSSSRLLADQLADASVRRAAELGIETQVVVYELRDLAVDIANNFVTGYAAPKLADAIEAVEQADALIAVSPVFSASYSGLFKSFFDLLDNKALDSKPVLLGVTGGSERHSMVIDFAMRPLFSYLRARIMPTAVFAAPMDWGRGAEGEAALAGSLTSRIERAAAELASELTEAPAEASAPKIATRPEEKSFEELLFGLTGRN from the coding sequence ATGGGTGCGAAGAAGATCGTGGTCATCTCGGCGGGTCTGGGGACGCCCTCGTCGAGCCGCCTCCTCGCAGACCAGCTTGCTGATGCGAGCGTGCGTCGTGCGGCAGAACTCGGGATCGAGACGCAGGTGGTCGTCTACGAGCTGCGTGATCTCGCGGTCGACATCGCCAACAACTTCGTGACTGGCTACGCTGCGCCGAAGCTCGCCGACGCGATCGAGGCCGTCGAGCAGGCCGACGCGCTGATCGCGGTCTCGCCGGTGTTCAGCGCCTCGTACAGCGGCCTCTTCAAGTCGTTCTTCGACCTGCTCGACAACAAGGCGCTCGACAGCAAGCCCGTCCTGCTCGGCGTGACCGGCGGCTCCGAGCGGCACAGCATGGTGATCGACTTCGCGATGCGCCCGCTCTTCAGCTACCTCCGCGCGCGGATCATGCCGACGGCCGTCTTCGCTGCTCCGATGGACTGGGGACGCGGTGCAGAGGGTGAGGCCGCTCTCGCGGGCAGCCTGACGTCCCGCATCGAGCGCGCGGCCGCTGAGCTCGCTTCTGAGCTCACCGAGGCACCCGCGGAGGCGAGTGCGCCGAAGATCGCGACCCGTCCGGAGGAGAAGAGCTTCGAGGAGCTCCTCTTCGGGCTCACGGGCCGGAACTGA
- a CDS encoding dipeptidase: protein MHSERAYAPVLDGHNDLPWALRQDFGYDVGAAALDLGQPRLHTDIPRLRRGGVGAQFWSVFVPSTLAPEQAVVATLEQIDCVHRIVAAYPETFELTRTAAEVRSAIDHGRIASLMGMEGGHSIAGSLGVLRAMAELGVRYMTLTHNDSLPWASSATGEGEDQGLSEFGQAVVVEMNRLGMIVDLSHVSERTMRDALNTSSAPVMFSHSSCRSVCGHPRNVPDSILERLPDNGGLLMVTFVPKFISEACRDHARAVQTKRLELGLPVGFHDVAPEEDPAAAEAFSAWLRTHPAPKATLDDVVRHLEHARDVVGPRHLGLGGDFDGTPELPEGMDGVAGYRPLLDALAERGWSRNELDALCSGNALRVLEATEEAASEAV from the coding sequence GTGCATTCCGAGCGCGCCTACGCCCCCGTCCTCGACGGACACAATGACCTTCCCTGGGCCCTGCGCCAGGATTTCGGGTACGACGTCGGAGCCGCGGCTCTCGACCTTGGCCAGCCCAGGCTTCACACAGACATACCCAGACTGCGGCGGGGCGGCGTAGGCGCCCAGTTCTGGTCGGTGTTCGTCCCCTCGACGCTGGCGCCCGAGCAGGCGGTCGTCGCCACGCTCGAGCAGATCGATTGCGTACATCGGATCGTCGCGGCCTACCCCGAGACATTCGAACTGACCCGGACTGCCGCCGAGGTCCGGTCCGCAATCGACCACGGTCGCATCGCGTCCCTCATGGGCATGGAGGGTGGCCATAGCATCGCCGGTTCACTCGGCGTTCTGCGCGCAATGGCCGAGCTCGGCGTGCGCTACATGACCCTCACGCACAACGACAGCCTCCCCTGGGCTTCCTCCGCCACAGGTGAGGGCGAGGATCAAGGGCTCAGCGAGTTCGGCCAGGCCGTCGTAGTGGAGATGAACCGGCTGGGGATGATTGTGGATCTCTCCCACGTCTCCGAGCGCACCATGCGGGACGCCCTCAACACCTCGAGTGCCCCCGTTATGTTCTCCCATTCCTCGTGCCGGTCCGTGTGCGGCCACCCTCGGAACGTCCCCGATTCAATCCTCGAACGACTCCCTGACAATGGCGGTCTGCTCATGGTCACGTTCGTGCCCAAGTTCATTTCCGAGGCCTGCCGCGACCACGCACGGGCCGTCCAGACGAAGCGACTCGAGCTGGGTCTTCCGGTCGGCTTCCACGATGTCGCCCCCGAGGAGGATCCGGCGGCGGCGGAGGCGTTTTCTGCCTGGCTGCGCACGCACCCCGCGCCCAAGGCGACCCTCGACGACGTCGTCCGTCACCTCGAGCACGCACGCGACGTCGTCGGGCCCCGCCATCTGGGCCTCGGGGGCGACTTCGATGGTACGCCGGAGCTTCCCGAAGGTATGGACGGCGTGGCTGGCTATAGGCCGCTGCTCGATGCTCTCGCGGAGCGCGGCTGGTCGCGCAATGAACTCGACGCTCTGTGCTCGGGGAACGCTCTTCGGGTGCTTGAGGCCACGGAGGAGGCGGCCTCAGAAGCGGTGTGA
- a CDS encoding replicative DNA helicase, with translation MSATHTESAPSYRDSDTGRTPPQDIVAEQSVLGGMMLSKDAIADVVEVLRAPDFYRPAHETIFEAITDLYSRGEPADAVTVSDELTKRGEINRVGGPAYLHELIQSVPTAANAGYYAEIVAERAVLRRLVSAGTKIVQLGYGQDGEVEDLVNAAQAEVFAVAERRQGEDYVALSEVMESAMDEIEAAGHRGEGITGVPTGFYELDELTHGLHGGQMIVIAARPAVGKSTFALDFARSAAIKHKLPTVFFSLEMSRNEIAMRLMSAEATIQLQDLRRGTLRDEQWAKIAKVMGPLNESPLFIDDSPNMSLMEIRAKCRRLKQQHGLRLVVLDYLQLMSSGKKVESRQQEVSEFSRALKLLAKELDVPVIALSQLNRGSEQRQDKRPMVSDLRESGCLTADTRVLRSDTGAETTMGELFATGAKDVPVWALDESLRYVERHLTHVFSTGIKPVYRMTLASGRAIRATGNHPFFTYAGWRALETLTEGDRVGVPRHVNGPSLRVDWDDRQVKMLAHLLGDGSFVRRQPIRYATKDEKNVATVADAATYFGVTAVRDDYEAARCVTVRLPAPYRLTHGRRNPIAAWLDGLGLFGARSHEKFVPEAVFALPKRQIALFLRHLWATDGSVTVNKAETGGRIHYASTSRRLLDGIAVLLLRFGITARIKKATPKGAYHPGYTLDVSGADDQRRFLQEIGVDGERSINCERLLRIVREVTTNTNVDTVPREVWDDVRSILAEKDVRHRDFQAALGTQYCGSALFKSSPSRQRLAQVAEVLNSAELEIHALNDVFWDAIVSIEPDGVEEVFDATVLGTHNFIANGIAVHNSIEQDADMVILLHREDVYNKESPRAGEADILVAKHRNGPTKDIVVAFQGHYSRFANMAVDSGDGEGGGF, from the coding sequence ATGTCCGCTACCCACACCGAGTCGGCTCCTTCCTACAGAGATTCGGACACTGGCCGAACGCCACCTCAGGACATCGTTGCCGAGCAGTCGGTGCTCGGCGGCATGATGCTTTCCAAAGACGCGATCGCGGACGTCGTCGAGGTTCTCCGTGCCCCCGACTTCTACCGGCCGGCACACGAGACCATCTTCGAGGCGATCACGGACCTCTACAGCCGCGGGGAGCCCGCGGACGCCGTCACCGTTTCGGACGAGCTCACCAAGCGTGGCGAGATCAACCGGGTAGGCGGTCCGGCGTACCTCCACGAACTCATCCAATCGGTCCCTACCGCCGCCAACGCCGGCTACTACGCGGAGATCGTCGCCGAGCGGGCCGTCCTGCGCCGGCTCGTGAGCGCAGGAACGAAGATCGTTCAGCTCGGGTACGGGCAGGACGGCGAGGTTGAGGACCTCGTCAATGCGGCTCAGGCAGAGGTGTTCGCGGTCGCGGAGCGTCGCCAGGGCGAGGACTATGTCGCCCTCTCCGAGGTCATGGAGTCCGCGATGGACGAGATCGAGGCGGCTGGGCATCGCGGTGAGGGCATCACCGGCGTCCCGACAGGCTTCTATGAGCTCGACGAGCTCACCCACGGCCTGCACGGAGGCCAGATGATCGTTATCGCGGCGCGTCCGGCCGTCGGAAAATCAACCTTCGCGCTCGACTTCGCCCGCTCAGCCGCGATCAAGCACAAGCTCCCGACCGTCTTCTTCTCGCTCGAAATGAGCCGCAACGAGATTGCGATGCGCCTCATGAGCGCCGAGGCCACGATCCAGCTCCAGGACCTCCGCCGAGGCACCCTCCGCGACGAGCAGTGGGCCAAGATCGCCAAGGTCATGGGACCGCTCAACGAGTCGCCGCTCTTTATCGACGACTCGCCGAACATGTCGCTGATGGAGATCCGTGCGAAGTGCCGCCGGCTCAAGCAGCAGCACGGACTCCGCCTCGTGGTTCTCGACTACCTGCAGCTCATGAGCTCCGGCAAGAAGGTCGAGAGCCGCCAGCAGGAGGTTTCCGAGTTCTCCCGTGCGCTCAAGCTCCTCGCCAAGGAGCTCGATGTCCCAGTCATTGCCCTTTCGCAGCTCAACCGTGGCTCGGAGCAGCGCCAGGACAAGCGACCGATGGTTTCGGATCTCCGCGAATCGGGCTGCTTGACCGCTGATACGCGAGTGCTGCGCTCGGACACGGGGGCAGAAACGACCATGGGAGAGCTCTTTGCGACTGGTGCCAAGGATGTCCCAGTATGGGCGCTGGATGAGAGTCTTCGTTATGTCGAACGGCATCTGACGCACGTGTTCTCGACCGGCATCAAACCCGTCTACCGAATGACACTCGCCTCGGGCCGCGCTATCAGGGCGACAGGTAATCATCCGTTCTTCACTTATGCGGGCTGGCGCGCTCTTGAAACGCTGACCGAAGGCGACCGCGTCGGTGTTCCTCGCCATGTCAACGGTCCAAGCTTGAGAGTTGACTGGGACGATCGCCAAGTGAAGATGCTGGCGCACCTCCTTGGAGATGGATCTTTCGTGCGACGGCAGCCCATTCGTTATGCGACGAAGGATGAGAAGAATGTGGCAACCGTCGCCGACGCTGCGACCTACTTCGGCGTGACTGCGGTACGGGATGACTATGAGGCAGCCCGTTGCGTAACAGTGCGGCTCCCCGCGCCCTACCGTTTGACTCACGGCAGGCGAAATCCAATCGCGGCGTGGTTGGACGGCCTAGGTCTATTCGGCGCACGAAGCCACGAGAAATTCGTCCCGGAAGCTGTCTTTGCTCTGCCGAAACGACAGATTGCCTTGTTCCTTCGTCATCTCTGGGCAACCGACGGCTCCGTTACGGTGAACAAGGCGGAAACAGGTGGGCGCATCCACTACGCCTCGACCTCCCGGCGGCTTCTCGACGGTATCGCGGTGCTCCTGCTCAGGTTCGGTATCACGGCGCGTATCAAGAAGGCGACGCCAAAGGGCGCTTACCACCCGGGCTACACCCTTGATGTCTCTGGCGCGGACGATCAGCGCCGTTTCCTTCAGGAGATCGGAGTCGACGGGGAGCGTTCCATCAACTGTGAGCGTCTTCTTCGAATCGTCAGAGAGGTCACCACCAACACCAACGTGGACACGGTCCCCCGCGAGGTGTGGGACGACGTACGGTCGATCCTGGCCGAAAAAGACGTTCGGCATCGTGATTTCCAGGCTGCTCTCGGGACCCAGTACTGTGGATCGGCCCTGTTCAAGAGTTCGCCGTCCCGCCAACGGCTCGCCCAAGTTGCAGAAGTCCTGAATTCGGCCGAGCTAGAAATTCATGCCCTCAACGACGTCTTCTGGGACGCGATTGTCAGCATCGAACCCGATGGTGTCGAGGAGGTCTTCGATGCGACAGTGCTCGGAACTCACAATTTCATTGCGAACGGTATAGCAGTTCATAATTCGATCGAACAGGATGCCGACATGGTGATCCTGCTCCATCGCGAGGACGTCTACAACAAGGAGTCTCCACGCGCGGGTGAGGCCGATATCCTCGTTGCGAAGCACCGCAATGGCCCGACCAAGGACATCGTCGTCGCGTTCCAAGGCCATTACTCCCGCTTCGCCAACATGGCTGTCGATTCGGGCGACGGCGAGGGCGGCGGCTTCTAG
- a CDS encoding sigma-70 family RNA polymerase sigma factor: protein MTSVDASDLLARRFEAERGRLRAMAYRMLGSLSEADDAVQDAWVRTSTTDVEAIENLGAWLTTVVARICLNVLRTREAHREAPLDDAIPELADLRSGSDPEEEAVMADAVGLALLVVLDSLQPAERLAFVLHDMFDVPFDSIAPILGKSTEATRQLASRARRRVKGSASPTPDAVRQRQAVEAYLAAVRSGDFEALVSLLAPDVVLTADAAATPAHIAVMLRGSQEVARAAVASALRAPFARVALLDGTPGLVVAPRGHLRLVLAFTVDGGRIGSVDVVADPARLRGLEVSLADS from the coding sequence GTGACATCCGTGGATGCCTCTGATCTCCTGGCCCGTCGATTCGAAGCGGAGCGCGGCCGCCTCCGTGCCATGGCTTACCGCATGCTCGGCTCACTCTCCGAGGCCGACGACGCCGTGCAGGACGCCTGGGTGCGCACCTCGACCACGGACGTCGAAGCCATCGAGAACCTCGGCGCTTGGCTCACGACCGTCGTCGCCCGGATCTGCCTCAATGTGCTGCGGACCCGGGAAGCGCACAGGGAGGCGCCCCTCGATGACGCGATCCCCGAACTAGCGGACCTGCGGTCTGGGAGCGACCCCGAGGAGGAGGCCGTGATGGCGGACGCTGTGGGCCTCGCGCTGCTCGTCGTCCTGGACTCGCTCCAGCCGGCCGAACGCCTCGCCTTCGTGCTCCACGACATGTTCGACGTCCCGTTCGACAGCATCGCGCCAATTCTCGGCAAGTCGACCGAGGCGACGCGGCAACTCGCGAGCCGGGCGCGCCGTCGGGTCAAGGGGTCCGCCTCGCCCACCCCCGACGCGGTCCGGCAGCGGCAGGCTGTGGAGGCCTATCTGGCGGCGGTACGCTCCGGCGACTTCGAGGCGCTCGTCAGCCTGCTGGCCCCCGACGTCGTACTGACTGCGGACGCCGCTGCGACGCCGGCGCACATCGCCGTCATGCTTCGCGGCTCCCAAGAGGTGGCACGCGCCGCGGTTGCCTCGGCCCTCCGCGCGCCATTCGCCCGAGTGGCCCTGCTCGACGGCACTCCCGGGCTCGTCGTTGCGCCGCGGGGGCACCTTCGGCTCGTGCTCGCGTTCACGGTCGACGGCGGCCGGATCGGGTCCGTCGACGTCGTCGCCGACCCGGCGCGACTCCGAGGGCTCGAGGTCTCGCTCGCCGACTCCTAG
- a CDS encoding SDR family oxidoreductase: MAQPVLVTGGTGTLGRQVVARLREVGQPVRVLSRRAGGADDGDEHVSGDLATGVGIEAAVDGVHAVVHCAGTQKGDGDKARRLVRAASAAGVAHLVFISVVGADAIPVVSRIDRAAFAYFASKRDAERVVENSGIPWTTLRATQFYDLTLLTVRAMAKLPVIPVPRGFRFQPVDSAEVADRLVELALGSPAGLVPDLAGPAVYSMQDLIGSYLEATGQRRALLPFPMPGGAARAIRAGANLAPSHGTGQRTWEDFLASAVGGTTYSGSHGPRRSRGGRS; encoded by the coding sequence ATGGCACAACCAGTTCTCGTGACGGGCGGGACGGGCACGCTTGGGCGGCAGGTCGTCGCCCGACTCAGGGAAGTGGGTCAGCCCGTCCGGGTGTTGAGCCGCCGCGCAGGCGGCGCGGATGACGGCGACGAGCACGTGAGCGGGGACCTCGCCACGGGAGTGGGGATCGAGGCGGCGGTCGACGGCGTTCACGCAGTTGTGCATTGCGCGGGAACCCAGAAGGGCGACGGTGACAAGGCACGGCGCCTCGTGCGGGCGGCCTCGGCAGCCGGAGTCGCGCATCTTGTCTTCATCTCGGTCGTGGGCGCGGACGCCATTCCGGTGGTCAGCCGGATAGACCGGGCCGCCTTCGCCTACTTCGCGTCCAAACGCGACGCCGAACGCGTCGTCGAGAACTCGGGAATTCCGTGGACCACGCTTCGCGCCACCCAGTTCTACGACCTCACGCTCCTCACCGTGCGGGCGATGGCGAAGCTGCCGGTCATCCCGGTGCCGCGCGGCTTCCGCTTCCAGCCGGTCGACTCGGCCGAGGTCGCAGATCGGCTCGTCGAGTTGGCGCTCGGTTCCCCGGCGGGTCTCGTGCCGGACCTCGCGGGGCCGGCGGTCTATTCCATGCAGGATCTGATCGGCTCCTATCTCGAGGCGACGGGGCAGCGCCGGGCGCTCCTCCCGTTCCCGATGCCAGGCGGTGCGGCACGGGCCATCCGAGCGGGGGCAAATCTTGCTCCGAGCCACGGGACCGGGCAGCGGACGTGGGAAGACTTCCTCGCCTCGGCTGTCGGTGGCACGACCTACAGTGGGTCGCATGGACCACGCCGGAGCCGAGGAGGCAGATCCTAA